Within Thermus sp. CCB_US3_UF1, the genomic segment GCCTCCGCGCCCAGCTGGAGGCCCGGGGGTTTTCCCTCCGCTGCCGCACCTATAACGCCCTTCCCCTCTTTGGGGGGCCCCAGTACACGGTCCGCCTGGCCCGGGGGGCAGAGGGGGTGGGGACCTTCCTGAGGCCCCTTCCCCAGCCCGACGCCTACCGGGTGGAGGTGGCCCCCGGTGACCCCAACCCGCCCCTAGGCTGCCCCGCCCGGTAGCCCCCCGCCCCGGGATACCCCCTGCCTCGGGCAGGGGGTTTGGCTCCCTGACCAGGGATTGACAGGCTTCCCGTACCATCCCCCCGGGTGGTACCTATGAGAAAGCCCAGCCCGCTTTTTTGGACGCTATCCCTCTTGGCCCTTCTGGGAGCCCAGGGCCAGGCCCCCGGGGCAGGGGAGGTCCAGGTGGTGGGGCCCTACGCCCTGCCCCCCACCCCCATCCGGGCCCTGAACCCCCACCTGCGGGAGGCCGAGGTGCAGGAGGCCTTGCGCCGGGGCTGGCCCGTGGCCGATCGGCCCGCCATCGGCTCGGGGCTTGCCTACCTGGGGGGTGGGCGTTTCCTGGGCCTCACGGACCGGGGGCCCAACGGGGACTGCCCGGGGGGGAAGTTCTTCCCCCTGCCCCGCTTCGCCCCGGCCTTGGTCCCCTTCCGCCTGGATGAGGCGGGGAGGGCCATCCGCCTCGAGGCCCCCCTCCTCCTCCGCACCCCGGGCGGCTCCCCCCTCACGGGCCTGCCCAACCGGGAGGAGGAGGACATCCCCTTTGCCGCCGCCGACTGCAAGGAGAAGCTGCCCCTAGACCCGAGCGGGGTGGACACCGAGGACCTGGCCGTGCTGCCGGGGGGTAAGGGGTACCTGTTGGTGGAGGAGAACTCCCCCTCCCTCCTCTACGTGGACCCTCGAGGCCGCCTCCTGGTCCGCTATACCCCCGAAGGGGTGCGCTTCTCCGCCCGCTACCCGGTGCGGGACATCCTCCCCAAGGTCCTGGCCCTGCGCCGCAACAACCGCGGCCTGGAGAACCTGGCCCTCTCCGGGGACGGGAAGACGGCCTGGGCCGTCCTGCAAAGCCCCATCGGCTCCACCCGCGACCCCGCCTACGACGCCAGCCTGGTGGCCCGGGCGGTCCGCCTGGACGTCTCCGACCCCGAGCGGGTCCGGGTGACGGGGATGTACCTGGTGCCCTTCTCCGACCCCAAGGACTACCCCAAGCCCAACCGCCCCCGGGACATGAAGTACTCCGCCGCCACCTGGGTGGATGGGGAGAAGATCCTCCTCCTGGAGCGGGCCGAGGGCGGGGCCCGGGTCTACCTGGTGGACTTCGCCCAGGCCACGGACCTCCTGGCCCATCCCAAGGGGGCAAGCCCCGAGCTGGACAGGGCGGGCACGGACTACGCCGCCCTGGGCATCCGCCTGGCCCCAAGGCGGCTTCTCCTGGAGACCTGGCGCTTCCCCGCCTTTGACACGGACAAGCTGGAGGGCCTGGCCCTCTTGGAGGACGGCAGGACCCTGGCCATCGTCGACGACAACGACTTCGCCATCACGGGGAAGGAAGGGCCTTCAAGGGCCTGGCTGGTGCGGCTGGCCGAGGGGTTGCGGTAGTCCGGAGGATCCCATATGCGCAAGGTGGGTTGGTTGTGGCTATGGACGGTGGGCCTCCTGGCGGCCTGCACGGGCCAGCGTTCCTCCACTGGGGGGGAAACCCCTGTTCGGGTGCTGAACGTTCCAGACACCGTGCAGGCGGTCACCTTGGAGGTGAACGGCACCCCCTATCCCGTGGCCCGGGAGGGGGAGGTCTGGACCGCCCGGGTCCGCCTTCCCCAGGGGGAGCATACCTTCATCGCCCGAGGCCTGGACGCGCCCGGGGGCATCGTGCTCTACAAGGCCCACGAGCGCAAGCGGGTGGTGCCAGGGCAGGAGGTGCGCCTGCGGATGTACCGCCTCACCTCCGATCTGGAGGTGGAGGTGGAGAACCCTGCCCCTGGGGAAGCCTATCTGGCCAAGGCGGCCGGGGCCATGGCTGCCCTGCCTGGGGGGCGGGGCCTCCTGCAGGGGGTGCCCACGGGCCGGGGGGTAAGCCTCCTGGTGGAGGCCAGGGACCCCTCGGGGATGCTCCTCCGCCAGGGGACGGCCCAGGTGGACCTCTCCGAAACCCCCCGTTCCGTGCGGGTGCGGCTTGGGGAGGTGGCCCACGAGCCTCCCCGGGTGCGGCTCGTGGGCCCTGTTCAGGTGGAGAGGGGCCAGGCCTACACCCTGCGGGTGGAGGCGGAAGACCCCAACCCCCAGGACCGGGGGGTGGTCCTTAGCCGGCTGGCCGTGGAATGGGGGGATGGGGCCAGGGAGGAGGTGGCCCTCTCCGGGCGGCAGGCGGTGCGGGAACTGGTCCACACCTATACCGCTTCGGGCAGCTACACGGTGAGCGTCCGGGTGGAGAACAGTGCCCGCCTTGCGGCCCAGGAGAGCCTGGCCCTGGCGGTGCTGGAGCCGGAAACCCCGGTGACCATCGAGCCTGGCCCCGACCTGGCCCGGGTGGCCCTGGCGGTCACGGGGGCTCCCGAGGGCACCGAGGCCCTCCTGGCGGAGATCACCCCGGAAACCCCTCTGGTGCCCCAGGCCCTCAGGCCCCTGGACCTGAGAAACCGCTACCAGGTGGCCCTCTTCCCCCAAGGGGGCGCCTGGCGGGGTGGCCTCCACCTCCCCAGGGGCTTGGGCTACCGCCTCCTCCTCCGGGCCCGGGTAGGGGGACAGGAGGTCCTGTCCAGGGAGGAGGCCTTCCGCACCGACGGGGCCGAGGTGGTCCTGGAGCGGCCCTTCGTCCCTGCCCCCGAGTACGCCTGCCCTGCCCCGGGGGCGCCCCTGAAGGCCGCCTACGAGGTCCAGGGCCGGGGGGCCCGTAGCCCCCTTGAGGGCCAGACCGTGGCCGTGCGGGGGGTGGTGACCGCCTTCTTCCCCGGGCTCCAGGGCTTCTTCCTGCAAGACCCAAGGGGGGATGGGGACCCCGCCACCTCCGATGGCCTCTTTGTCTACTACGGCAACACTAGCCTCTCCCTAACCCCGGGCCAGTACGTGCAGGTGGTGGGCCAGGTGGCCGAGTATGCGGCCAGCGGGGACACCCTGGGCACCCTGACCCAGCTCCGCCTCAGCGGCCACGCGGTCTGCGGGGAGGCGGGCCTTCCCCAGGCGGTCTCCCTTAGCCTGCCCGCCCAGGACCTCGAGGCCCTGGAGGGGATGCGGGTGCGCCTTTCGGGCCTCACGGTGACCGAGGTCTACAACCTGGGCCGCTTCGGCGAGCTTACCCTGGCCCCAAGCCGCCTGGTCCACCCCAACGCCGACGGGGATCCCGCCACCCGCCTGGATCCCAACACCCCACCCTACCCCGGGCATACCCTGGTCCTGGACGACGCCTCCACCCGGCAAAACCCCAGCCCCATCCCCTACCTGCCCCAGGGGGGCACCCTGAGGGTGGGGGACCGCCTGGTGGCGGCCGAAGGGGTTCTGGAGTGGCGCTATGGTGCCTACCGCCTCCAGCCCACCCAGGCCCCCACCTTCCAGGCGGCCAACCCCAGGCCCGCCCCACCTTCTGGGCCAGGCCTCAGGGTGGCCTCCTTCAACCTCTACAACTGGTTCACCACCCTTTCCGGCACCTTCACCCCCCCGGGGTGCACTACCCCCTTGGACCGGCGCGGGGCCACCAGCCAGCAGGAGCTGGAGCGGCAGCGGGCCAAGCTGGTGGCGGCCCTCACCGCCCTGGACGCCGACGTGGTGGCCCTCCAGGAAGTGCAAAACAACGGCGCCACGGCCATCCAGGCCCTGGTGGACGCCTTGAACGCCGCCTTGGGCCCCGGCACCTACGCCTACGTCCCCGATCCCGAAGGGGGGCTAGGGTGCGACGCCATCAAGGTGGGCTTCATCTACAAGCCCGCCCGGGTGGAGCCCGTGGGCGCCCCCAAGGCCCTGCAAAGCCCCACCTTTGAGCGCTACCCCCTGGCCCAGGCCTTCCGGGACAAGGCCACCGGGGGGGTCTTCACCGCGGTGAGCGTCCACCTGAAGAGCAAGGGAGGCTGCGACCCCTCCGACCCCGACACCGGCCAGGGGTGCTGGAACCGCCGCCGCACCGCCCAGGCCCAGGCCCTGGCCGGCTGGGTGGACACCCTGAAGGCCGTGGACCCAGACGTGGTGGTGCTTGGGGATTTCAACGCCTACGAGGAGGAAGACCCCCTGGCCCTCCTCAGGGGCCGGGGCCTGGTCCCCCTCCTTTCCGGCCACCACACCTACGTCTACATGGGGCTTTCCGGGGCCCTGGACCACGCCTACGCCACCCCCAGCCTCTCCGCCCAGGTGCGGGGGGCCTTGGCCTGGGCCATCAACGCCGAGGAGCCCAGGGTCCTGGACTACACCTTGGCCAACAAGCCGGACGACCGCTTCGCCCCTGACCCTTACCGCTCCAGCGACCACAACCCCCTTCTCCTCCGCCTGGAGCTCGCCCCCGACCGGCCGCCTTGCGCCGGGGAGGGGGCGCGGGTGGTCATCAACGAGTTCCGCTTCCGGGGCCCTAGTGGCGGCAACGACGAGTTCATCGAGCTCTTCAACCGCTCCTGTACCCCCGTAAACCTCGGGGGGTGGAAGGTGCAGGGGTTGAGCGGAACGGGCTCCACCTGGAGCGACCGCGCCACCCTCGCCAACGTCACCCTGGAACCCGGCCAGTACTACCTGCTCGCCAACACCAGCAGCGGGGGTTACAGCCTGGGCGTGGCTCCCGACCAGACCTACACCACCGGCATAAGCGACAACCGGGCCGTGCGCTTGCTGGATGCCGGAGGGCAGGTGGTGGACCTGGTGGGCTTCGCTTCCAGCGGCCAGTTCGAGGGCCAGGGCCTGGCGGACGGCCCCACGTCCAGCACCGGGTTGGGCCAGATCAGCTGGAAGCGGATCCCCTCCGGCAAGGACACGGACAACAACCTCCAGGACTTCCAGTTCGGCCAGGGGTGGGCCAACCCGCAGAACCGCCAAAGCCCCCTCTACGGGGATAACTAGCCCTGCCTCTGCCGCGGAGGGGGCCCTGCGGGGCCCCCTCCCGGCCTCTGGCCCCTCCGGGGGCCGGGGAGGCGGGGCAACCCCTTGACAAAAGCAAGCATAAACGATTACAATTGCGCAAAACCCATGCCCCTGGCCACCCTAAGACGGCAGAACCTGCTGGAGCTTCTCCGCCAGCACCGCGGCCTCAGCACCAAGGAGCTGGCCCGGCGCCTGGGCGTCTCCGAGGCCACGGTGCGCCGGGACCTGGCCGCCCTGGCCCGGCAGGGCCTCCTCCAGCGGGAACACGGGGGGGCCATCGCCCCCGAGGCCGAGCCCCCCTACGCGGAAAAGCTCGCCCGGAACCGGGAGGCCAAGGAGGCCATCGCCCAAAGGGCAGCCCTTCTCGTGCCCGATGGGGCCACGGTGGTCCTGGACTCGGGGACCACCCTCCTGGCCCTGGCCCGGCTCCTTTCGGGGCGGCCCCTGAGGGCCATCGCCCTGGACCTGCCCATCGCCCAGGCCCTGGCCCAGGGGGAGACGGAGGTCCTCTTGGCGGGAGGCCGGGTGCGCAACGGCTTTTTCAGCCTGGTGGGCCCCTGGGCGGAGGAGCTTTTGGGAAGGGTGCGGGCGGACCTCTTCTTCCTGGGGGCCGACGCCTTTGACCCCGAGGGGGTGACCAACCACACCTTTGAGGAGGCGGCGGTGAAGCGGAAGGCCATGGAGGTGAGCCGGAAGACGGTGCTCCTGGCGGACGGGAGCAAGTGGGGGAAGCGGGCCCCCGCCTTCGTGACCCCCCTTTCGGCCCTGGAGCGGGTGATCACCGATCTGGAGGACCCCACCCTGGAGGCCTTGGTACCCGTGGAGGTGGTGCGTGGAGCGCTTTGAAGCCCTCTTTGGCCCCAAGCCCGTGATCGCCATGGTGCACCTCCGGGCCCTTCCCGGCACCCCCCTGTACGAGGGGGACCTGGAGGGGATCGTGGAGGCGGCCCGGCGCGACCTCCTGGCCCTGCAAGAGGCCGGGGTGGACGCGGTGATGTTCGGCAACGAGAACGACCGTCCCTACCAGCTTAGGGTGGACCCCGCCAGCACCGCCACCATGGCCTACGTGATCGGCCGGCTGCGGGGGGAGATCCGGGTCCCCTTCGGGGTGGATGTCCTCTGGGACCCCCTGGCCACCATGGCCCTGGCGGCGGCCACGGGGGCGGCCTTTGCCCGGGAGATCTTCACCGGGGTCTACGGCTCGGACATGGGGCTCTGGCAGGGGCGGGCGGGGGAGGCCTTGCGCTACCGCCGGCTTCTTGGCCGGGAGGACCTCTTTCTCCTCTACAACGTTTCGGCGGAGTTTGCCTCTCCACTGGATGCCCGCACCCTCCCCGAGCGGGCGAGAAGCGCGGTCTTCTCCAGCCTGGCCGACGCCGTCCTGGTCTCGGGGCCCATGACGGGGGAGGGGGTGGCCCTGGAACACCTCCGGGCGGTGAAGGAGGCCCTGCCTGGGGTGCCCGTTCTGGCCAACACCGGGGTGCGGCA encodes:
- a CDS encoding ExeM/NucH family extracellular endonuclease; amino-acid sequence: MRKVGWLWLWTVGLLAACTGQRSSTGGETPVRVLNVPDTVQAVTLEVNGTPYPVAREGEVWTARVRLPQGEHTFIARGLDAPGGIVLYKAHERKRVVPGQEVRLRMYRLTSDLEVEVENPAPGEAYLAKAAGAMAALPGGRGLLQGVPTGRGVSLLVEARDPSGMLLRQGTAQVDLSETPRSVRVRLGEVAHEPPRVRLVGPVQVERGQAYTLRVEAEDPNPQDRGVVLSRLAVEWGDGAREEVALSGRQAVRELVHTYTASGSYTVSVRVENSARLAAQESLALAVLEPETPVTIEPGPDLARVALAVTGAPEGTEALLAEITPETPLVPQALRPLDLRNRYQVALFPQGGAWRGGLHLPRGLGYRLLLRARVGGQEVLSREEAFRTDGAEVVLERPFVPAPEYACPAPGAPLKAAYEVQGRGARSPLEGQTVAVRGVVTAFFPGLQGFFLQDPRGDGDPATSDGLFVYYGNTSLSLTPGQYVQVVGQVAEYAASGDTLGTLTQLRLSGHAVCGEAGLPQAVSLSLPAQDLEALEGMRVRLSGLTVTEVYNLGRFGELTLAPSRLVHPNADGDPATRLDPNTPPYPGHTLVLDDASTRQNPSPIPYLPQGGTLRVGDRLVAAEGVLEWRYGAYRLQPTQAPTFQAANPRPAPPSGPGLRVASFNLYNWFTTLSGTFTPPGCTTPLDRRGATSQQELERQRAKLVAALTALDADVVALQEVQNNGATAIQALVDALNAALGPGTYAYVPDPEGGLGCDAIKVGFIYKPARVEPVGAPKALQSPTFERYPLAQAFRDKATGGVFTAVSVHLKSKGGCDPSDPDTGQGCWNRRRTAQAQALAGWVDTLKAVDPDVVVLGDFNAYEEEDPLALLRGRGLVPLLSGHHTYVYMGLSGALDHAYATPSLSAQVRGALAWAINAEEPRVLDYTLANKPDDRFAPDPYRSSDHNPLLLRLELAPDRPPCAGEGARVVINEFRFRGPSGGNDEFIELFNRSCTPVNLGGWKVQGLSGTGSTWSDRATLANVTLEPGQYYLLANTSSGGYSLGVAPDQTYTTGISDNRAVRLLDAGGQVVDLVGFASSGQFEGQGLADGPTSSTGLGQISWKRIPSGKDTDNNLQDFQFGQGWANPQNRQSPLYGDN
- a CDS encoding BtpA/SgcQ family protein — protein: MERFEALFGPKPVIAMVHLRALPGTPLYEGDLEGIVEAARRDLLALQEAGVDAVMFGNENDRPYQLRVDPASTATMAYVIGRLRGEIRVPFGVDVLWDPLATMALAAATGAAFAREIFTGVYGSDMGLWQGRAGEALRYRRLLGREDLFLLYNVSAEFASPLDARTLPERARSAVFSSLADAVLVSGPMTGEGVALEHLRAVKEALPGVPVLANTGVRHETVAEILGVADGVIVGTALKRDGVTWNEVDPERARAFMDRVREARGR
- a CDS encoding DeoR/GlpR family DNA-binding transcription regulator, which encodes MPLATLRRQNLLELLRQHRGLSTKELARRLGVSEATVRRDLAALARQGLLQREHGGAIAPEAEPPYAEKLARNREAKEAIAQRAALLVPDGATVVLDSGTTLLALARLLSGRPLRAIALDLPIAQALAQGETEVLLAGGRVRNGFFSLVGPWAEELLGRVRADLFFLGADAFDPEGVTNHTFEEAAVKRKAMEVSRKTVLLADGSKWGKRAPAFVTPLSALERVITDLEDPTLEALVPVEVVRGAL
- a CDS encoding esterase-like activity of phytase family protein, yielding MRKPSPLFWTLSLLALLGAQGQAPGAGEVQVVGPYALPPTPIRALNPHLREAEVQEALRRGWPVADRPAIGSGLAYLGGGRFLGLTDRGPNGDCPGGKFFPLPRFAPALVPFRLDEAGRAIRLEAPLLLRTPGGSPLTGLPNREEEDIPFAAADCKEKLPLDPSGVDTEDLAVLPGGKGYLLVEENSPSLLYVDPRGRLLVRYTPEGVRFSARYPVRDILPKVLALRRNNRGLENLALSGDGKTAWAVLQSPIGSTRDPAYDASLVARAVRLDVSDPERVRVTGMYLVPFSDPKDYPKPNRPRDMKYSAATWVDGEKILLLERAEGGARVYLVDFAQATDLLAHPKGASPELDRAGTDYAALGIRLAPRRLLLETWRFPAFDTDKLEGLALLEDGRTLAIVDDNDFAITGKEGPSRAWLVRLAEGLR